In a genomic window of Streptomyces sp. NBC_01231:
- a CDS encoding glutaminase → MAIMTSSMTFQPVLERIAAEIERAPGRGSPADYIPALAARDPRSFGMAVAELDGTVYGVGDWREPFSTQSLTKVFTLALVLAREGDELWEHVGREPSGNPFNSLVQLEYENGIPRNPFINAGALVVTDRLHTRTADAAGELLAFLRSESGNPALDFDREVAASESAHGDRNAALAHFMAAYGNIGNPIPVLLDQYFRQCSITASCADLALATTFLARHGIRADGGRLLTQSQSKQVNAVMLTCGTYDAAGDFAYRVGLPGKSGVGGGIIAVVPGRCTLCVWSPGLDERGNSVAGVAALDRFTTLTGVSVF, encoded by the coding sequence ATGGCGATCATGACTTCGTCCATGACCTTCCAGCCGGTCCTGGAGCGCATCGCCGCCGAGATCGAACGGGCCCCCGGCCGCGGGAGCCCCGCCGACTACATCCCGGCGCTCGCGGCCCGCGACCCGCGCAGCTTCGGCATGGCCGTGGCGGAGCTGGACGGCACGGTGTACGGGGTGGGGGACTGGCGGGAACCGTTCTCCACGCAGTCCCTCACCAAGGTCTTCACCCTCGCGCTCGTCCTGGCCCGCGAGGGCGACGAACTCTGGGAACACGTGGGCCGCGAACCCTCCGGCAATCCCTTCAACTCCCTGGTCCAGCTGGAGTACGAGAACGGCATCCCGCGCAACCCGTTCATCAACGCGGGCGCCCTCGTCGTCACCGACCGGCTCCACACCCGTACCGCGGACGCGGCAGGCGAACTGCTGGCCTTCCTGCGCTCGGAGTCCGGCAACCCCGCCCTGGACTTCGACCGGGAGGTCGCCGCCTCCGAGTCCGCGCACGGCGACCGCAACGCGGCACTGGCCCATTTCATGGCGGCCTACGGCAACATCGGCAACCCGATCCCGGTCCTGCTCGACCAGTACTTCCGGCAGTGCTCGATCACCGCGTCCTGCGCCGACCTCGCTCTGGCCACCACGTTCCTGGCCCGCCACGGCATCCGCGCCGACGGCGGCCGACTGCTCACCCAGAGCCAGTCCAAGCAGGTCAACGCGGTGATGCTGACCTGCGGGACGTACGACGCGGCCGGCGACTTCGCCTACCGTGTCGGCCTGCCCGGCAAGAGCGGTGTGGGTGGTGGCATCATCGCGGTCGTCCCGGGCCGCTGCACGCTGTGCGTGTGGAGCCCGGGGCTGGACGAGCGGGGCAACTCGGTGGCCGGCGTCGCCGCCCTGGACCGCTTCACGACGCTGACGGGGGTGTCGGTGTTCTGA
- a CDS encoding alpha/beta hydrolase, with the protein MPSSTGYAKVNGLEMYYERHGVEDGMKRPLVLLHGGVLTVDLTFAALLPTLADSRPVVAPELQGHGHTADIDREITVPLLASDVVALLDELGIPQADLFGFSLGGLTALEVAARHPERVGRLVLAATQYSQDGYHDEVRTPDYTSPRLPSQDDFQEMADAYAATAPHPEHFQNLLAKCTGAAHAPLPWRADDLRALSSPTLLVVGDTDFVRVEHAAEMQRLIPGARLAVLPATTHMDLMRRTALLLPLLDEFLD; encoded by the coding sequence GTGCCGAGCAGCACCGGATACGCCAAGGTCAACGGCCTGGAGATGTACTACGAGCGGCACGGCGTCGAGGACGGGATGAAGCGTCCCTTGGTGCTGCTGCACGGCGGTGTCCTCACCGTGGATCTCACGTTCGCGGCGCTACTGCCCACGCTGGCCGATTCCCGGCCCGTCGTGGCTCCCGAGTTGCAGGGCCACGGACACACCGCCGACATCGACCGCGAGATCACGGTGCCGCTCCTGGCCTCGGACGTGGTGGCGCTGCTGGACGAACTCGGCATCCCGCAGGCCGACCTCTTCGGGTTCAGTCTGGGTGGACTGACCGCGCTGGAGGTCGCCGCGCGGCATCCGGAACGTGTCGGACGTCTGGTGCTCGCCGCCACCCAGTACTCCCAGGACGGCTACCACGACGAGGTCCGCACCCCCGACTACACCTCCCCGCGGCTGCCGAGCCAGGACGACTTCCAGGAGATGGCCGACGCCTACGCGGCGACCGCCCCGCATCCCGAGCACTTCCAGAACCTCCTCGCCAAGTGCACGGGCGCCGCCCACGCCCCGCTGCCCTGGAGGGCCGACGACCTGCGGGCGCTGTCCTCGCCCACGCTGCTGGTGGTCGGCGACACCGACTTCGTACGGGTGGAGCACGCCGCCGAGATGCAGCGGCTGATTCCCGGGGCGCGGCTGGCGGTGCTGCCCGCGACGACCCATATGGACCTGATGCGGCGCACCGCCCTGCTGCTGCCGCTGCTGGACGAGTTCCTGGACTGA
- the mptB gene encoding polyprenol phosphomannose-dependent alpha 1,6 mannosyltransferase MptB: MAFPVDLRRCQILGLVGTAFLAAGGESAGALPARELLAPSSAHAALGLVGAYFGVVLLIAAWVLLGRLIRGPEPPGPRALMAVLVIWAAPLLLAPPLFSRDVYSYLAQGAMVDAHMDVYAHGPARLGGPLAAEVSPLWRHTGAPYGPVFLGVASALSGLTRGELPAGLFGMRLVALLGVGLMAAALPRLARHSGADPAAALWLGALNPLVLLHLVAGAHNDAIMLGLLGFGLVAALGRWPVLGAVLVTLAALVKAPAALGLAAVVVLHIRGGVGRTRALATTAVAAVVTTVAATALAGTGYGWVRALDTPVSSQNWALTSLLGRATAALLERLGSDLAPLAVPAWHAFGMVAAVVSVLVIWLRLRPRPVYALGLSLAAVAVFGPAIRPWYALWGLFLIAAAAPSSSVRHRVAAVTGVLALAALPSGGPADTGQLVLAVCGGLLAVVVLWQAHQAELAPGRTA; the protein is encoded by the coding sequence ATGGCCTTTCCCGTCGATCTCCGCCGCTGCCAGATACTCGGCCTGGTCGGAACCGCCTTCCTCGCGGCGGGAGGTGAGAGCGCGGGAGCACTGCCCGCGCGGGAGCTGCTCGCCCCGTCCTCCGCGCACGCCGCGCTGGGCCTGGTCGGCGCGTACTTCGGCGTCGTCCTGCTGATCGCGGCCTGGGTCCTGCTGGGGCGGTTGATCCGGGGACCCGAGCCGCCCGGCCCGCGCGCCCTGATGGCGGTCCTGGTGATCTGGGCGGCGCCCCTGCTGCTCGCGCCGCCGCTGTTCAGCCGGGACGTGTACAGCTACCTGGCGCAGGGCGCCATGGTCGACGCGCACATGGACGTCTACGCGCACGGGCCCGCCCGGCTCGGCGGTCCGCTCGCCGCCGAGGTCTCCCCGCTGTGGCGGCACACCGGAGCCCCGTACGGCCCGGTCTTCCTCGGTGTGGCCTCCGCCCTGTCCGGGCTGACCCGGGGCGAGCTCCCGGCCGGCCTCTTCGGGATGCGGCTCGTCGCACTGCTCGGCGTCGGGCTGATGGCGGCCGCGCTGCCCCGGCTCGCCCGGCACAGCGGCGCCGACCCCGCCGCCGCGCTCTGGCTCGGCGCCCTCAACCCGCTGGTCCTGCTGCATCTGGTGGCCGGCGCCCACAACGACGCCATCATGCTCGGCCTGCTCGGCTTCGGCCTGGTCGCGGCACTGGGCCGGTGGCCGGTGCTGGGCGCCGTACTCGTCACCCTCGCCGCGCTGGTCAAGGCACCCGCCGCGCTCGGGCTCGCCGCGGTCGTCGTCCTCCACATACGCGGAGGCGTCGGCCGGACGAGGGCCCTCGCCACGACCGCGGTCGCGGCGGTGGTCACCACGGTCGCCGCGACCGCTCTCGCCGGCACGGGCTACGGCTGGGTGCGCGCCCTCGACACCCCTGTCTCCTCGCAGAACTGGGCCCTGACCAGCCTGCTCGGTCGCGCCACGGCGGCGCTGCTGGAACGACTCGGCAGCGACCTGGCACCCCTGGCCGTCCCCGCCTGGCACGCCTTCGGCATGGTGGCCGCCGTGGTCTCGGTCCTCGTCATATGGCTGCGGCTGCGTCCTCGGCCGGTGTACGCGCTGGGTCTCAGCCTGGCAGCCGTGGCCGTCTTCGGGCCCGCGATCCGCCCCTGGTACGCCCTGTGGGGGCTGTTCCTCATCGCCGCCGCCGCACCCAGTTCCTCGGTACGGCACCGGGTGGCCGCCGTGACGGGGGTGCTCGCCCTCGCCGCCCTGCCCAGCGGCGGCCCCGCCGACACCGGGCAACTGGTCCTCGCGGTCTGCGGCGGACTGCTCGCCGTGGTCGTCCTGTGGCAGGCCCACCAGGCGGAACTGGCGCCGGGGCGTACGGCATGA
- a CDS encoding serine hydrolase produces MTIGFTSRTVVSACAICVAGLLAVAPAAVAARGRAGPDAPGGPHAAAPQPALLYRSGTHARTHTGAPEVPNVSALAWLVADARTGDVLAAHNAHRGLPPASTLKTLFALTVLPSLPRGLRHTVRARELAGIGAGSSLVGLRAGRTYQVLDLWRGVFLNSGNDAVHVLAELSGGWRSTAARMQARARALGARDTRVVSPDGYDTPGQVSSAYDLAVFGRAGLRNPEFAWYCGTVAARFPGGGGWSYPIRNTNRLLSGANGVRPYPGLIGVKNGYTSHAGNTLVAAARRDGRTLVVTVLNPQSGGRFAVYEETRALLDWGFAAAGRVDPVGSLDALRARPRPAAGAPATAVPPVAAPPTAVPSAEEDRRGWPDTGAIVGAAALGAGAVALALRLGSGRAGRS; encoded by the coding sequence ATGACGATCGGATTTACCTCCCGGACGGTGGTGTCCGCCTGCGCGATCTGCGTGGCGGGCCTGCTCGCCGTCGCGCCGGCTGCCGTGGCGGCTCGCGGCAGGGCGGGTCCCGATGCACCGGGCGGCCCGCACGCCGCGGCCCCCCAGCCCGCCCTGCTGTACCGCTCCGGCACCCACGCCCGGACCCACACCGGAGCCCCGGAGGTACCGAACGTCTCCGCGCTGGCGTGGCTGGTGGCCGACGCCCGGACCGGCGACGTGCTCGCCGCGCACAACGCGCACCGCGGGCTGCCGCCCGCCAGCACCCTGAAGACCCTCTTCGCCCTCACCGTGCTGCCGTCCCTCCCGCGCGGACTCCGGCACACGGTCCGCGCGCGGGAGCTGGCCGGGATCGGGGCCGGCAGCAGCCTGGTCGGCCTTCGCGCGGGGCGCACCTACCAGGTCCTGGACCTGTGGCGCGGGGTCTTCCTCAACTCGGGCAACGACGCCGTGCACGTGCTGGCCGAGCTGAGCGGCGGCTGGCGTTCCACGGCCGCTCGGATGCAGGCCAGGGCCCGCGCCCTCGGCGCCCGTGACACGCGTGTGGTGTCGCCCGACGGGTACGACACACCGGGCCAGGTGTCCTCGGCGTACGACCTCGCCGTCTTCGGCCGGGCCGGGCTGCGCAATCCGGAGTTCGCGTGGTACTGCGGCACGGTCGCGGCCCGTTTCCCGGGCGGCGGCGGATGGTCGTACCCGATCCGCAACACCAACCGGCTGCTGAGCGGCGCGAACGGGGTGCGGCCGTATCCAGGGCTCATCGGCGTCAAGAACGGCTACACCAGCCACGCCGGAAACACACTCGTCGCCGCAGCCCGCCGAGACGGACGCACGCTGGTCGTGACGGTACTGAACCCTCAGTCGGGCGGGCGCTTCGCCGTGTACGAGGAGACCCGGGCGCTGCTCGACTGGGGCTTCGCCGCCGCCGGAAGGGTCGACCCGGTGGGATCGCTCGACGCGCTCCGGGCGCGGCCTCGCCCCGCAGCGGGCGCGCCGGCCACGGCGGTCCCTCCCGTCGCTGCGCCGCCGACCGCTGTGCCGTCGGCCGAGGAGGACAGGCGCGGCTGGCCGGACACGGGCGCGATCGTGGGTGCCGCCGCGCTCGGCGCCGGTGCGGTCGCGCTGGCGCTGCGGCTCGGGTCCGGCCGTGCGGGGCGGAGCTGA
- the rho gene encoding transcription termination factor Rho: MTTTLEHPPVQQLPARVATGVLDIDANGKGHLRSPDLLPSPSDLQVPPQLIRRYGLRKGDLVDGVRGAQRTLTEVARVNGRVPDEQRGRRHFRDLTPLHPRERLRLEHPAAGLTGRVADLLAPVGKGQRGLIVAPPKTGKTVLLQQIAAAVAGNHPEARLMVVLLDERPEEVTDMRRSVRGEVYASTFDKAPKQHIALAELVIERAKRLVEAGEDVVILLDSLTRLCRAHNNAAAAGGRTLSGGVDATALIGPKRFFGAARLAEEGGSLTILATALVETGSRADDFYFEELKSTGNMELRLSRELASRRVFPALDINPSGTRREELLLSPAELATVHGLRRALQTRDGQTNLETLLERMRETPDNATFLRRIQPTLPTLPTG, translated from the coding sequence ATGACCACCACACTCGAACACCCTCCTGTACAACAGCTCCCGGCCCGGGTCGCCACCGGCGTCCTCGACATCGACGCGAACGGGAAGGGGCACCTGCGGTCCCCGGACCTGCTGCCCTCGCCCTCCGACCTCCAGGTCCCTCCCCAGCTGATCCGCCGGTACGGCCTGCGCAAGGGCGACCTCGTCGACGGCGTACGCGGCGCCCAGCGCACCCTGACCGAGGTCGCCCGGGTCAACGGGCGAGTGCCCGACGAGCAGCGGGGCCGCCGCCACTTCCGTGACCTGACTCCCCTGCACCCCCGCGAGCGGCTTCGCCTCGAACACCCGGCAGCCGGCCTGACCGGCCGCGTCGCCGACCTGCTCGCCCCCGTCGGCAAGGGCCAGCGCGGGCTCATCGTGGCCCCGCCCAAGACCGGCAAGACGGTCCTGCTCCAGCAGATCGCGGCCGCCGTCGCCGGCAACCACCCCGAGGCCCGGCTGATGGTGGTGCTGCTCGACGAACGTCCCGAGGAAGTCACCGACATGCGGCGCTCCGTGCGCGGCGAGGTGTACGCCTCGACCTTCGACAAGGCACCCAAGCAGCACATCGCCCTCGCCGAGCTCGTGATCGAGCGGGCCAAGCGGCTCGTCGAGGCGGGCGAGGACGTCGTCATCCTCCTCGACTCCCTCACCCGGCTGTGCCGGGCCCACAACAACGCGGCCGCCGCCGGTGGCCGCACCCTCAGCGGCGGCGTCGACGCGACCGCGCTGATCGGTCCCAAGCGGTTCTTCGGCGCCGCCCGGCTGGCCGAGGAGGGCGGCTCCCTCACCATCCTCGCCACCGCCCTGGTGGAGACCGGCTCCCGCGCCGACGACTTCTACTTCGAGGAGCTCAAGAGCACCGGCAACATGGAGCTGCGCCTCAGCCGTGAGCTCGCCTCCCGCCGTGTCTTCCCGGCCCTCGACATCAACCCGTCCGGCACCCGCCGCGAGGAACTCCTCCTGTCCCCGGCCGAGTTGGCGACCGTGCACGGCCTGCGCCGCGCCCTGCAGACCCGGGACGGCCAGACCAACCTGGAGACGCTGCTGGAACGGATGCGCGAGACCCCGGACAACGCGACGTTCCTGCGCAGGATTCAGCCGACCCTGCCGACCCTGCCGACCGGCTGA
- a CDS encoding nuclear transport factor 2 family protein: MHAFRKAIEAGDFAAAEALLAENVVFTSPVVFKPYAGKAITAAILRGVVRVFEDFRYVRELSGADGRDHALVFTAKVDEREIDGCDFIHLDEDGLIDEFTVMVRPLSGAQALSAAMGAQFEQIAKEAQARLG, from the coding sequence GTGCACGCATTCCGCAAGGCGATCGAGGCAGGCGATTTCGCTGCCGCCGAGGCGCTGTTGGCCGAGAACGTGGTCTTCACCAGTCCGGTGGTGTTCAAGCCGTACGCCGGCAAGGCCATCACCGCGGCGATCCTGCGCGGCGTCGTCCGGGTCTTCGAGGACTTCCGCTATGTGCGGGAGCTGAGCGGCGCGGACGGCCGTGACCACGCGTTGGTCTTCACGGCGAAGGTGGACGAGCGCGAGATCGACGGCTGCGACTTCATCCACCTCGACGAGGACGGGCTGATCGACGAGTTCACGGTCATGGTCCGACCGCTGTCGGGCGCCCAGGCCCTGTCCGCGGCCATGGGCGCCCAGTTCGAGCAGATCGCCAAGGAGGCGCAGGCGCGGCTCGGCTGA
- a CDS encoding PadR family transcriptional regulator yields MSLKYAVLAALLEGEASGYELSKVFDVSLANFWPATPQQLYRELERLTRDGLVEARVVQQERRPNKRMFTLTAAGRRELADFAVEPVRRPTALRDELMIKIQALDGTDPRASHALVEERMAWARGKLDRYERVRERLLAGRTEEEHLRDAEHVGPYLTLTAGIALETENVRWCERVLTILGQRAPLS; encoded by the coding sequence ATGTCTTTGAAGTACGCCGTCCTCGCCGCCCTGCTGGAGGGGGAGGCCTCGGGCTACGAGCTGTCCAAGGTGTTCGACGTGTCGCTCGCGAACTTCTGGCCGGCCACGCCTCAGCAGCTCTACCGGGAACTGGAGCGCCTCACGCGGGACGGTCTGGTCGAGGCCCGGGTGGTGCAGCAGGAACGTCGGCCCAACAAGCGGATGTTCACGCTCACCGCGGCCGGCCGGCGGGAGCTGGCCGACTTCGCCGTGGAGCCGGTCCGGCGGCCCACGGCTCTCCGCGACGAACTGATGATCAAGATCCAGGCCCTGGACGGTACCGACCCGCGGGCGAGCCACGCCCTGGTCGAGGAGCGCATGGCATGGGCCCGCGGAAAACTCGACCGCTACGAGCGTGTGCGCGAACGGCTTCTCGCCGGGCGTACGGAAGAGGAACACCTGCGGGACGCCGAGCATGTCGGTCCCTATCTCACTCTCACGGCGGGCATCGCCCTCGAGACGGAGAACGTGCGCTGGTGCGAGCGCGTTCTCACGATCCTCGGGCAGCGCGCTCCCCTAAGCTGA
- a CDS encoding class I SAM-dependent methyltransferase: MFSPEGPRLRELAVQALSSVERGYDLLAPKFDHTPFRTPDSVLDAVASALRRTGPFDTGLDLCCGTGAGVDVLARVCRRGVTGVDFSAGMLAVARARVRPAGPRVSWVRADARALPFGPAFDLVVSFGAFGHFLPRELPGLFAQVHSVLRQGGAFAFPVVAPPRPASRAYWMLLAFDTVMRVRNTVWRPPFVMYYRAFRMGDVRRELERAGFRVELQPLPEFGQRRDGSPRVRMVVARRLP, translated from the coding sequence ATGTTCAGCCCCGAAGGCCCCCGACTCCGCGAACTCGCCGTGCAGGCCCTGTCGTCCGTCGAGCGCGGCTACGACCTGCTCGCCCCCAAGTTCGACCACACCCCGTTCCGCACCCCCGACTCGGTGCTCGATGCCGTCGCGTCGGCGCTGCGCCGCACCGGCCCCTTCGACACCGGGCTCGACCTGTGCTGCGGGACCGGCGCCGGGGTCGACGTGCTGGCACGGGTGTGCCGACGCGGGGTGACCGGTGTCGACTTCAGCGCCGGCATGCTCGCGGTGGCCCGGGCGCGGGTACGGCCCGCCGGTCCCCGAGTCTCCTGGGTGCGCGCGGACGCCCGCGCGCTGCCCTTCGGGCCCGCCTTCGATCTCGTCGTGAGCTTCGGGGCGTTCGGGCACTTCCTGCCACGCGAACTGCCGGGCCTGTTCGCGCAGGTCCACTCGGTGCTCCGGCAGGGTGGGGCCTTCGCCTTCCCCGTCGTCGCCCCACCGCGCCCCGCCTCCCGCGCCTACTGGATGCTGCTGGCCTTCGACACGGTGATGCGGGTGCGCAACACGGTGTGGCGGCCGCCGTTCGTCATGTACTACCGGGCCTTCCGGATGGGCGACGTGCGACGGGAGTTGGAGCGTGCGGGCTTCAGGGTCGAGCTCCAGCCCTTGCCCGAGTTCGGGCAGCGACGGGACGGCAGCCCACGG